Proteins from one Sphingomonas sp. HF-S4 genomic window:
- a CDS encoding TonB-dependent receptor, producing the protein MALGASSRALAAALAFAFAAPAFAQDAPSAEPVQEEEAGDIVVTGIRASLASSAAIKRNQAMIVDSITAEDVGKLPDVSIADSLARLPGVTAQRLEGRDQRLSIRGLGPDFSTTLLNGREQVTVGDNRGVEYDQYPSEFFKNVNVYKSADASLVAAGIAGTVDLRMLRPLDSKRAFVVAARGQMNEKDKLNPDGSRYGYRASATFVDKFANDTLGIAIGLSAQSTPTQNERYAAWGFPAEPLAGGNLFLGGAKPYVQSSVLKRYGGVATVEWQPSENFHSTFDVLYSNFEEVQRLRGIEFPIAPTWGSNAVIQPGYTVVDGLVTEATLTNVVAVQRNDYNKRTAENLSLGWNNELRLSDTINFVVDASWSRATRTDFLLETYSGTGYNQSGAKDTIRITHNDDGTYDIVPTLDYTNTGIISLTDPRGWGFNGTQTVAQTGFLNRPDFTDDLKSLRAGFNGEINGSIFNRWEIGANYSRREKQSRYKSYFLCPKGAGTNCTIASGTPTSMPVPADALLDEQVSLDYLGVPKMLTYDPLKVYALMASAFDGRPGSLVRDNVITEKVLTGYAKLAIDGIVGGKALKGSLGLQVIHTKQGSSGAIAALDSGVVTTSPVEDETSYTNFLPSATFSVELQDGFYIKLGAAQTMVRPRLDQERITQAVNIDFAKIGLGSAPQNSPFSSEGGNFALKPYKSTNIDVSFEKYFAGGGYLALTGFFKHLTDFVDPNNSVLYDFTPLLSVLPAPQRAIVVAQNAQFGLVRAPANTGRGEILGVEATASLPFSVFSQALDGFGIFASGSYVDSKIVYANNAAVTLPGQSKWIGTGTAYFEKNGFQARATYRWRDEFLAELAGLSANPEYRTGKAEGVLDAQIGYEFTSGPLAGFSILAQAKNITDAPFVTTEAGDPRLAREYQRYGRDYYLGITYKF; encoded by the coding sequence ATGGCGCTTGGGGCAAGCAGCCGGGCACTTGCCGCGGCGCTCGCATTCGCATTCGCCGCGCCGGCCTTTGCGCAGGATGCGCCCTCCGCCGAACCCGTCCAGGAAGAAGAGGCCGGCGACATCGTCGTCACTGGCATCCGTGCCTCGCTCGCCTCGTCGGCGGCGATCAAGCGCAACCAGGCGATGATCGTCGATTCGATCACTGCCGAGGATGTCGGCAAGCTTCCCGACGTGTCGATCGCGGACTCGCTCGCGCGTCTGCCCGGCGTAACCGCGCAGCGCCTCGAGGGCCGCGACCAGCGCCTGTCGATCCGCGGCCTTGGTCCCGATTTCTCGACCACGTTGCTCAACGGCCGCGAGCAGGTCACCGTCGGCGACAATCGCGGCGTCGAATACGATCAATACCCGTCCGAATTCTTCAAGAACGTCAATGTCTACAAGTCGGCCGACGCGTCGCTGGTCGCCGCGGGCATCGCGGGCACGGTCGACCTGCGCATGCTCCGCCCGCTCGATTCGAAGCGCGCTTTCGTCGTCGCCGCGCGCGGCCAGATGAACGAGAAGGACAAGCTCAACCCCGACGGCTCGCGCTACGGCTACCGCGCCTCGGCGACCTTCGTAGACAAGTTCGCCAATGACACGCTCGGCATCGCGATCGGCCTGTCGGCGCAGAGCACGCCCACTCAGAACGAGCGCTATGCCGCCTGGGGCTTCCCCGCCGAGCCGCTGGCCGGCGGCAATCTCTTCCTCGGCGGCGCCAAGCCCTATGTCCAGTCGAGCGTGCTCAAGCGCTATGGCGGCGTCGCGACGGTCGAGTGGCAGCCGAGCGAGAATTTCCACTCGACCTTCGACGTGCTCTATTCGAACTTCGAGGAAGTCCAGCGGCTGCGCGGGATCGAATTCCCGATCGCGCCGACCTGGGGCTCGAACGCGGTCATCCAGCCGGGCTACACCGTGGTCGACGGCCTCGTCACCGAAGCGACGCTGACCAATGTCGTCGCGGTCCAGCGCAACGATTACAACAAGCGCACCGCCGAGAACCTCTCGCTCGGCTGGAACAACGAACTGCGCCTCAGCGATACGATCAACTTCGTCGTCGACGCCAGCTGGAGCCGCGCCACCCGCACTGATTTCCTGCTCGAGACCTATTCGGGCACCGGCTACAACCAGTCGGGCGCCAAGGACACGATCCGCATCACCCATAACGACGACGGCACGTACGACATCGTCCCGACGCTCGATTACACCAACACCGGCATCATCAGCCTCACCGATCCGCGTGGCTGGGGCTTCAACGGCACCCAGACGGTGGCGCAGACCGGCTTCCTCAATCGCCCCGACTTCACCGATGACTTGAAGTCGCTGCGCGCCGGCTTCAACGGCGAGATCAACGGCAGCATCTTCAACCGATGGGAGATCGGCGCCAACTACAGCCGCCGCGAGAAGCAGAGCCGCTACAAATCCTATTTCCTCTGCCCCAAGGGCGCCGGCACCAATTGCACGATCGCCAGCGGCACGCCGACCAGCATGCCGGTGCCCGCCGATGCGCTGCTCGATGAGCAGGTCTCGCTCGATTATCTCGGCGTGCCCAAGATGCTGACCTACGATCCGCTCAAGGTCTATGCGCTCATGGCCTCGGCGTTCGACGGCCGCCCGGGCTCGCTGGTCCGCGACAACGTCATCACCGAAAAGGTGCTGACGGGCTATGCGAAATTGGCGATCGACGGCATCGTCGGCGGCAAGGCGCTGAAGGGTTCGCTCGGGCTCCAGGTGATCCACACCAAGCAGGGCTCGTCGGGCGCGATCGCGGCGCTCGACAGCGGCGTCGTCACCACTTCGCCGGTCGAGGACGAGACGAGCTACACCAACTTCCTGCCCTCGGCGACGTTCAGCGTCGAGCTTCAGGACGGCTTCTACATCAAGCTCGGCGCCGCGCAGACGATGGTCCGCCCGCGCCTCGATCAGGAACGCATTACCCAGGCCGTCAATATCGATTTCGCAAAGATCGGTCTCGGCAGCGCGCCGCAGAACAGCCCGTTCAGCTCGGAAGGCGGCAATTTCGCGTTGAAGCCCTATAAGTCGACCAATATCGACGTCTCGTTCGAGAAATATTTCGCCGGGGGCGGCTATCTGGCACTGACCGGATTCTTCAAGCACCTCACCGACTTCGTCGATCCCAACAACAGCGTACTCTACGATTTCACGCCGCTGCTCTCGGTGCTCCCGGCGCCGCAGCGGGCGATCGTGGTGGCGCAGAATGCGCAGTTTGGGCTGGTCAGGGCACCCGCCAACACCGGTCGCGGCGAGATTCTCGGCGTCGAGGCGACCGCATCGCTGCCCTTCAGCGTGTTCAGCCAGGCGCTCGACGGCTTCGGGATCTTCGCCAGCGGCTCCTATGTCGACAGCAAGATCGTCTATGCCAATAATGCGGCCGTAACCTTGCCCGGCCAGTCCAAATGGATCGGCACCGGCACCGCCTATTTCGAGAAGAACGGCTTCCAGGCGCGCGCCACCTATCGCTGGCGCGACGAATTCCTCGCCGAGCTGGCCGGCCTTTCGGCCAACCCCGAATACCGCACCGGCAAGGCCGAGGGCGTGCTCGACGCGCAGATCGGCTACGAGTTCACCAGCGGCCCGCTGGCGGGCTTCTCGATCCTCGCGCAGGCCAAGAACATCACCGACGCGCCGTTCGTAACCACCGAGGCGGGCGACCCGCGGCTCGCGCGCGAATATCAGCGCTACGGTCGCGACTATTATCTCGGCATCACGTACAAGTTCTGA